A part of Rattus norvegicus strain BN/NHsdMcwi chromosome 4, GRCr8, whole genome shotgun sequence genomic DNA contains:
- the LOC102553980 gene encoding ankyrin repeat domain-containing protein 13C-like: protein MLRARLAAAALIARRLRRARSARGEPPGPCPSRRGGDDRGEDPLPAEGPQAHKEDEDVLEPCEEEATAALGGAFTGDRSGVGGSGKGGKACPKIFSYHHRLQLKAPAAPGPGVPAPPQHNAVTATCLAPACLGSNPVVVADGGSCPSLYPVHECVFKGDVRRLSSLIRTHNIGQKDNYECAHLLLAHNAPVKVKNAQGWSPLAEAISYGDRQMITALLRKLKQQSRESVGEKRPRLLKALKELGDFYLELHWDFQSWVLLLSRILPSDACKIYKQGINIRLDTTLIDFTDMKCQRGDLSFIFNGDAAPSESFVVLDNEQKVYQRIHHEESEMETEEEVDILMSSNIYSATLSTKSISFTRAQTGWLFREDKTERVGNFLADFYLVNGLVLESRKRREHLSEEDILRNKAIMESLSKGGSLTEQNFEPVRRQSLTPPPQNTITWEEYISAENGKAPHLGRELECKESKKTFKATVAMSQEFPLGIESLLNVLEVIAPFKHFNKLREFVQMKLPPGFPVKLDIPVFPMITATVTFQEFRCDEFDGSIFAIPEDYKEDPSRFPDL from the coding sequence ATGCTGCGTGCGAGGCTCGCAGCCGCCGCTCTAATCGCCCGGCGTCTCCGCCGCGCCCGCTCGGCCCGCGGTGAGCCTCCCGGACCCTGTCCCTCGCGCCGCGGCGGCGATGACCGGGGAGAAGATCCGCTCCCTGCGGAGGGACCACAAGCCCACAAAGAGGACGAGGACGTGCTGGAGCCCTGCGAGGAGGAGGCGACGGCCGCGCTCGGCGGCGCCTTCACTGGGGACAGAAGCGGAGTGGGCGGCAGCGGCAAGGGCGGCAAGGCCTGCCCTAAGATCTTCAGCTACCACCACCGGCTGCAGCTGAAGGCGCCCGCTGCGCCCGGCCCCGGCGTTCCGGCCCCGCCGCAGCACAACGCAGTGACAGCCACCTGCCTGGCTCCGGCCTGCCTGGGCAGTAACCCGGTTGTGGTGGCTGACGGAGGCAGCTGCCCCTCGCTCTACCCGGTGCACGAGTGCGTCTTTAAGGGGGACGTGAGGAGACTGTCCTCGCTTATCCGCACGCACAATATCGGACAGAAAGATAATTACGAATGTGCACATTTACTGTTGGCTCACAATGCTCCAGTAAAGGTGAAAAATGCTCAGGGATGGAGCCCTCTGGCGGAAGCCATCAGCtatggagacagacagatgatcACAGCTCTTCTAAGGAAACTCAAGCAGCAATCTAGGGAGAGTGTTGGAGAAAAACGACCTCGATTGTTAAAAGCCCTAAAAGAGTTAGGTGACTTTTACCTAGAACTTCACTGGGATTTTCAAAGCTGGGTGCTTTTGCTTTCCCGAATTCTGCCTTCTGATGCCTGTAAAATATACAAGCAAGGTATCAATATCAGGCTTGACACAACTCTCATAGACTTTACTGACATGAAGTGCCAACGAGGGGATCTAAGCTTCATCTTCAATGGGGATGCTGCACCCTCTGAGTCTTTCGTAGTGTTAGACAATGAACAAAAAGTTTATCAGCGAATACACCATGAGGAGTCAGAGATGGAAACAGAAGAGGAAGTTGATATTTTAATGAGCAGCAATATTTATTCTGCAACTTTATCAACCAAATCAATTTCTTTCACACGTGCCCAAACTGGATGGCTTTTTCGGgaagataaaacagaaagagtAGGAAACTTTTTGGCAGACTTTTATCTGGTGAATGGACTTGTTCTAGAatcaaggaaaagaagagagcacCTTAGCGAGGAGGACATTCTGCGGAATAAGGCCATCATGGAGAGCCTGAGCAAAGGTGGGAGCCTGACGGAGCAGAACTTTGAGCCGGTTAGAAGACAGTCTCTTACCCCTCCTCCTCAGAACACTATTACGTGGGAAGAATACATATCTGCTGAAAATGGAAAGGCACCACACCTGGGCAGAGAACTGGAGTGCAAAGAGAGCAAGAAGACATTTAAAGCCACTGTAGCCATGAGCCAGGAATTTCCTCTGGGAATTGAGTCATTATTGAATGTTCTAGAAGTAATAGCACCCTTCAAGCACTTTAACAAGCTTAGAGAATTTGTTCAAATGAAGCTTCCTCCTGGCTTTCCTGTAAAATTAGATATACCCGTGTTTCCCATGATCACAGCCACTGTGACTTTTCAGGAATTCCGATGTGATGAATTTGATGGGTCCATCTTTGCCATCCCTGAAGACTACAAGGAAGACCCAAGTCGTTTTCCTGACCTTTAA